From Microcebus murinus isolate Inina chromosome 15, M.murinus_Inina_mat1.0, whole genome shotgun sequence, the proteins below share one genomic window:
- the SPATA4 gene encoding spermatogenesis-associated protein 4 yields MAAAGQGRQYLTQPAAALVKSSSPSPQPAARIRGKPKKCLVYPHPAKSSHLSRCVLRWLQSLDLSFFPKNIHRDFSNGFLIAEIFSIYYPWELKLSSFENGTSLKVKLDNWAQLEKFLERKKIKLPKELIHGTIHCKAGVPEILIQEVYTLLTHREIKSVQDDLVNFTDYSYQMRLPLVPRSTASKSIKDNIRLTELLSNPNTLNNELKIEFLFLLHMLQRKISRKLNPKWFDVKPTVGETTLNHLPAQSSGQRFKLKEKVAPVLQNTSHRSSSHREIYVNQAGKPCDCFETCQRHGK; encoded by the exons ATGGCTGCCGCCGGCCAGGGAAGGCAGTATTTGACACAGCCGGCGGCAGCCCTAGTCAAGTCATCGTCACCTTCGCCACAGCCAGCAGCTCGCATCCGAGGGAAGCCTAAGAAGTGTCTGGTCTATCCGCACCCCGCGAAGAGCTCCCACCTGTCTCGCTGCGTTCTGCGCTGGCTCCAGAGTCTGGATCTCAGCTTCTTCCCCAAGAACATCCACAG GGATTTTTCAAATGGCTTCCTGATTGCAGAAATATTCAGTATATATTATCCCTGGGAACTTAAATTATCCTCCTTTGAAAACGGAACTTCATTAAAAGTCAAATTAGATAACTGGGCACAGTTGGAGAAG ttcctggaaagaaaaaaaattaaattacctaAAGAACTAATCCATGGAACAATTCATTGTAAAGCCGGAGTACCTGAAATACTGATACAAGAGGTTTATACTTTACTAACACATCGAga GATTAAAAGTGTCCAGGATGACTTGGTGAATTTCACAGACTATAGTTACCAGATGCGGTTACCCCTGGTTCCCAGGTCTACAGCTTCAAAGTCAATTAAAGATAACATTAGGTTGACAGAATTACTAAGCAATCCCAACACGCTCAACAATGAACTTAAGATAGAGTTCCTCTTCCTTTTACACAtgttgcaaagaaaaataagtagaaaattgaATCCAA aatggtTTGATGTCAAACCAACAGTGGGAGAAACTACTCTTAATCATCTTCCTGCCCAATCCTCTGGTCAAAGgtttaaattaaaggaaaaagttgCCCCTGTTTTAC aaaatacaaGTCACCGTAGCAGTTCCCATCGAGAAATTTATGTGAACCAAGCTGGAAAACCTTGTGATTGTTTTGAAACCTGCCAAAGacatggaaaataa